GTATCAAACCCGGCAAAGAAGCACTGGAGCTATATCATTTTCTGCATTCTTTACCCGGGCTCACACCCGTTGGACTGCACGCTTACGACGGGCATCTTCACGACACGGACATGGATATACGAAAAAAAAGCTGCGATGCTGCTTATGCACCAGTAGAGACACTCGCTGCTGAAATCGTAAAAGACGGGTTAGCTGCACCAGTGATCGTTGCAGGAGGCTCACCCACCTTCCCTATCCATGCATCCCGCAAAAACATTCAATGCAGCCCTGGTACTTTTGTTTTCTGGGACTGGGGATACGCAGGCAACTTGCCCGAGCAAAAATTTCTCTGGGCAGCACTCGTAGTCAGCAGGGTAATATCTGTTATCGATGAGCACCATATATGCCTCGATCTTGGACATAAATCCGTGGCGGCTGAAAACCCTCAACCCAGGGTTTTCTTCCTGAACGCACCCGATGCCACACCTGTATCGCAAAGCGAAGAACACCTGGTATTAAGAGTGTCCGGCAGTGCTGATTTTCCGGTGGGCACTGTGTTTTATGGTGTTCCCCGTCATATCTGCCCCACTGTTGCCCTTTACGAAAGCGCCTATGTGGCAGAGAACAATACGGTTACCGGAACCTGGAAGATTGTGGCAAGAAACAGAAGGATTAATGCGTAATGCCGTAGCGTCGCCGTTTTAATAGAACAAGTGTGTCATCACATTCGTATCATCAATCGATTTGGGTTTTAGCTCTTGAAATGCTTTGTATTGATCTGCAGTGAGCAATGCTTTTAAACGTGTATGCAAACCATTCTGCATACTGTTTAATTTGGAGTTGTAGGCCTTTTCGTTGTTTTGCTTCACCGGTTGCAAGTCTGCTTTTTGCCTGAGAAAGGTGGTAACGATATTCAACAGCTTTGGCTTCTGAACATCAGTTAGCTGTAATGCTTTGTCTACTTTACTTACAATGGAATTAGCCGTGCCTTCAATATTCATGGCAGGTGCCTGAAACGTTATATGATCAGGCAAATGAGTGGCTGCTACACGAAAACAAATGAATAGCAGCCATAGTCCCAGTGCGAATATTTTTTTCATAGACAAAGATTAAGAATTAAAGATTTACCTCCCTTGTAAATTACTTCAGGGCCAGTGCTTTATTGCATCACCATCTTTACGTACTGGATCTGTGTATTACCTTCTTCGCTAATAGTGATATATTCAGACAATACAGTTTTGTTGTTTATCCAATGTATCATTCCCGGGCCCCAATCATCGAGGTTGGCTTCTCCAACAGGTTTTATTTCATTGTTGTTGCCAATGGCAAACAGTTGAAATCCGTTGGGATCAAATGCTGCCACCATATCCATAGAGGCAGTGAGTATATATTTTTTATCGGGAGATACAAACGGCGCGGACCATGTCATCATTGAATCTCCATTCAGGGTATTTACCAGTTCATATCCGGTACCTTCATAATAGGTAACAAA
The genomic region above belongs to Chitinophaga sp. 180180018-3 and contains:
- a CDS encoding D-TA family PLP-dependent enzyme, whose product is MEWYQLINTDQVDSPAIVVYKERIRENIDLLKTMIDDIQRLRPHVKTNKIAEVVQLMQESGIQRFKFATIAEGEMLGMVNAADAMMAYQPVGPKIKRLLELVRKYPQTHYSCITDNKAAAQAISDVFADAGLRVPVYLDLNIGMNRTGIKPGKEALELYHFLHSLPGLTPVGLHAYDGHLHDTDMDIRKKSCDAAYAPVETLAAEIVKDGLAAPVIVAGGSPTFPIHASRKNIQCSPGTFVFWDWGYAGNLPEQKFLWAALVVSRVISVIDEHHICLDLGHKSVAAENPQPRVFFLNAPDATPVSQSEEHLVLRVSGSADFPVGTVFYGVPRHICPTVALYESAYVAENNTVTGTWKIVARNRRINA